A window of Borrelia sp. A-FGy1 contains these coding sequences:
- the arcA gene encoding arginine deiminase: MKYLKPINVFSEIGHLKKVLLHRPGEELENLTPSIMHRLLFDDIPYLEVARQEHDAFADTLRNNGVEVIYIEDLISETISSDDKIKDKFISQFILEAGIRTENKTKALKDYFCNMTVKNLISKMIAGVTRDEFKNYKSDSLNYLVNSEYPLITEPMPNLLFTRDPFSSIGNGVTINRMKFKTRRRETIFADYIFKHHPIYKENVPILFTRDEDTTLEGGDELVLSRDVLAIGISERTESESVEKVAKKIFKAKASFSTILAFQIPQSRAYMHLDTVFTQIDRSTFTSYSNDDMRFTIYALTYNEDSGDIRVNIEKAKLEDILGFYLGSKVNIINCAGGDLIHGAREQWNDGANTLAIAPGKVIVYSRNHVTNRLLEKFGIEVHEIPSGELSRGRGGPRCMAMPLIREDI, from the coding sequence ATGAAGTATTTAAAACCAATTAATGTATTTTCAGAAATAGGTCATTTAAAAAAAGTTTTGTTACATAGGCCTGGAGAAGAATTGGAAAATTTGACACCTTCAATAATGCATAGGTTATTGTTTGATGATATTCCTTATCTTGAAGTTGCCAGACAAGAACACGATGCTTTTGCAGATACTTTGAGAAATAATGGAGTTGAGGTTATCTATATTGAGGATTTAATTAGTGAAACTATTTCTAGTGATGATAAAATTAAAGATAAATTTATATCTCAGTTTATTCTTGAAGCAGGGATTAGAACAGAAAATAAAACTAAAGCTTTAAAAGATTATTTTTGTAATATGACTGTTAAAAATCTGATTTCAAAGATGATAGCGGGAGTTACTAGAGATGAATTTAAGAATTATAAATCAGATTCTCTTAATTATTTGGTAAACAGTGAATATCCTTTAATTACGGAACCTATGCCTAATTTACTATTTACTAGAGATCCTTTTTCAAGTATTGGTAATGGAGTGACAATAAATAGAATGAAATTTAAAACAAGAAGGAGGGAAACAATATTTGCAGACTATATTTTTAAGCATCATCCTATTTATAAAGAGAATGTACCTATATTGTTTACTAGAGACGAAGATACTACTTTAGAAGGTGGTGATGAGTTAGTTTTAAGTCGAGATGTTTTGGCTATTGGTATTTCTGAAAGAACTGAGTCTGAATCTGTTGAAAAAGTAGCTAAAAAAATTTTTAAAGCAAAAGCGTCTTTCAGTACTATTTTGGCTTTTCAAATACCACAAAGTAGAGCTTATATGCACTTAGATACAGTTTTTACTCAAATAGATCGTAGTACCTTCACGAGTTATAGCAATGATGACATGAGATTTACTATTTATGCTTTAACTTATAATGAGGACTCTGGGGATATTAGAGTTAATATTGAGAAAGCAAAATTAGAAGATATTTTAGGTTTCTATCTTGGATCTAAAGTTAATATAATAAATTGCGCTGGAGGAGATTTAATCCATGGGGCAAGAGAACAGTGGAATGATGGTGCTAATACTTTAGCAATAGCTCCGGGAAAAGTTATAGTTTATTCTAGAAATCATGTTACTAATAGATTACTTGAAAAATTTGGAATTGAAGTCCATGAAATTCCTTCTGGTGAGCTTTCAAGAGGAAGAGGTGGCCCAAGATGTATGGCAATGCCTTTAATAAGGGAAGATATTTAA
- the argF gene encoding ornithine carbamoyltransferase, translated as MYNLRNRSFLRLLDFTQKEVEYLLELSHSLKKAKYTGNEEQKLKGKNIAIIFEKDSTRTRCAFEVAAYDQGARVTYLGPTGNQIGKKESISDTARVLGRIYDAIEFRGFSQRAVEDLAKYSNVPVYNGLTDIAHPTQVLADFMSIEEHKGCLKNLKIVFCGDGRNNVANSLMEGCALMGMDFRIFAPKELFPDSELINRVIDIADKNGGSITISSSIEETVKDVDIVYTDVWVSMGEFNWDERIRLLKPYQVNKELMKLSKEDAIFMHCLPAFHDLDTVLGKEIFDKYGLEGIEVTDDVFESSQSIVFDEAENRLHTIKALMIATLG; from the coding sequence ATGTATAACTTACGAAACAGAAGTTTTTTAAGACTTTTGGATTTTACTCAGAAGGAAGTTGAATATTTACTTGAGTTGTCTCATAGCTTAAAAAAAGCTAAGTATACTGGAAATGAAGAGCAGAAACTTAAGGGAAAGAATATAGCTATTATTTTTGAAAAAGATTCAACAAGAACAAGGTGTGCATTTGAGGTTGCTGCTTATGATCAAGGAGCTAGGGTTACTTATTTGGGACCAACTGGCAACCAAATAGGAAAAAAAGAGTCAATTTCTGATACCGCAAGAGTATTGGGAAGAATATATGATGCTATCGAGTTTAGAGGATTTTCTCAGCGGGCTGTAGAAGATTTAGCTAAGTACTCTAATGTTCCGGTTTATAATGGGCTAACAGATATTGCTCATCCTACACAGGTGCTTGCTGACTTTATGTCTATTGAAGAGCATAAAGGATGTTTGAAAAATTTGAAAATTGTTTTTTGTGGGGATGGAAGAAATAATGTTGCTAATTCTTTGATGGAAGGATGTGCTTTAATGGGAATGGATTTTAGGATATTTGCCCCAAAAGAGCTTTTTCCAGATTCAGAATTGATAAACAGAGTAATAGACATAGCGGATAAGAATGGGGGTAGCATTACTATTTCTAGTTCTATAGAAGAAACAGTAAAAGATGTAGATATTGTTTATACTGATGTCTGGGTATCTATGGGGGAGTTTAATTGGGATGAAAGAATAAGGCTTCTAAAACCATATCAAGTTAATAAGGAACTTATGAAATTATCAAAGGAAGATGCGATATTTATGCATTGTTTACCTGCTTTTCATGATTTAGATACAGTGCTTGGCAAGGAAATATTTGACAAATATGGACTTGAGGGCATTGAAGTTACAGATGATGTTTTTGA